A region from the Acinonyx jubatus isolate Ajub_Pintada_27869175 chromosome C2, VMU_Ajub_asm_v1.0, whole genome shotgun sequence genome encodes:
- the LOC128315400 gene encoding uncharacterized protein LOC128315400 — translation MAAEEQREGLDPVPEPRVTLKVEGTPIDFLVDTGAQHSVLRTPQGKLASKKSWVQGATGMSQYSWTTRRTVDLGTGRVSHSFMVIPECPYPLLGRDLLTKIGAQITFRQGGPQVTDAKGHPIQVLTMKLEDEYFLHQEALPRENNIDRWLQEFPSVWAETGGMGLAAHRTPVLVELKPGESPVRIKQYPMSQEAWKGIQPHIRRLRSLGVLVPCQSAWNTPLLPVKKPHTNDYRPVQDLREVNKRVADIHPTVPNPYTLLSSLAPSRVWYTVLDLKDAFFSLPLAPQSQPLFAFEWHDPEEGYSGQLTWTRLPQGFKNSPTIFDEALHEDLVFTDTFSGWVEAYPTKHETAQTVAKKLLEDILLRYGFPAMVGSDKGPAFISQVTQAVAKAVGANWKLHCAYRPQSSGQVERMNRTLKETLTKLTMETGGDWVTLLPYALYRVRNTPYILGFTPYEIMFGRPPPVIPSLRAELIAEFKDQELFLSLSGLQRAHEDIWPRLRAIYEAGPIPTPHQYRPGDWVYVKRHHRETLEPRWKGPYIVVLTTPTALKVDGIATWVHHTHAQPADPSSIRKDVVTRWAISRDQHNPLKLKLQRI, via the coding sequence ggtttGGACCCtgtccccgaacccagggtaactcttaaagtggaggggacccctattgacttccttgtcgacaccggagcacaacattcggtcctccgcaccccacaaggaaaactagccagcaagaagtcctgggtacaaggggcaactggtatgagccagtattcatggactacccgaagaacagtagatttgggaacgggccgggtatcccactcctttatggtaataccagaatgcccctacccactgttaggacgggacttactgaccaagattggagctcagataactttcagacaaggggggcctcaggtcaccgatgccaagggccaccccatccaggtcctgaccatgaaactggaggatgaatacttcctccaccaggaggcgctcccgagagagaataatatagacagatggctacaagaattcccctcggtttgggcagagacgggggggatgggactagccgctcacaggaccccagtcctggtagagctcaagccaggagagagtccagtaaggatcaaacaataccccatgtctcaggaggcctggaaggggatccagccacacatccggagactacgaagcctaggggtactagttccttgccagtctgcctggaacacccccttactgccggtcaaaaagcctcacacaaatgactaccgaccggtacaagacctccgggaagtaaataagagggttgcggacatacacccaactgttcccaacccatatactctcttgagctccttggcgccctccagggtctggtatactgtactagatttaaaggacgccttcttcagtctgccgctggcaccccagagccaacccttgttcgccttcgagtggcatgatccggaggagggctacagtgggcaactcacctggacacggctacctcagggattcaaaaattcacccaccatcttcgacgaggctctacacgaggacctggtatttacagacaccttctctggctgggtggaggcatacccaaccaagcatgaaacggctcagacggtggctaagaagctactagaagacatcttactcaggtatggttttcctgccatggtaggatcagacaagggaccagcttttatctcgcaggtaacacaggcagtagccaaggcggtgggggcaaactggaaattacattgtgcttataggccccagagctcaggacaggtagaaagaatgaatagaaccctaaaagagacccttaccaaattaaccatggagactggcggggactgggtgactctcctaccgtacgccctttaccgggttagaaacactccttacattctgggttttactccctacgagatcatgtttggcaggccaccccctgttattcccagccttcgagctgaacttattgctgagtttaaagatcaagaactttttctttccttgagcgggctccagagggcgcacgaggacatttggccgcgcctccgtgccatctacgaggctggcccgatcccgacacctcatcagtacaggccgggagactgggtctacgtcaagaggcaccaccgagagactctcgagccgcgctggaagggaccctacatcgtggtgttgacaacccccaccgctctcaaggtagacggcatcgcgacctgggtccatcacacccacgctcagcctgcggacccctcctcgatccggaaggacgttgtcacgcgatgggccatcagtcgggaccaacacaacccgctcaagctcaagctacagcgcatttga